Proteins from a genomic interval of Euzebyales bacterium:
- a CDS encoding DUF4395 domain-containing protein: MRTLFRFPDPVNEASARLVAAGVVLMCALVLAGRTWVLAALAYGFVARVATGPTLSPLGQLVTRWITPNLSVAERLVPGSPKRFAQGIGAALSVSAAVLHFGFAATTPALVLVGAIAAAATLEAAFGFCLGCWLFARLIALGVLPERTCAACDDLRLRHPSSAWTS; the protein is encoded by the coding sequence ATGCGTACGCTGTTCCGCTTCCCCGATCCCGTGAACGAGGCTTCGGCCCGCCTGGTAGCGGCCGGGGTGGTCCTGATGTGTGCGCTGGTGCTCGCCGGCCGGACATGGGTGCTCGCTGCGCTGGCGTACGGCTTCGTCGCGCGCGTGGCGACCGGTCCGACGCTCAGCCCGCTCGGTCAGCTCGTGACTCGGTGGATCACCCCGAACCTGTCCGTTGCCGAACGGCTGGTCCCCGGCAGCCCCAAGCGCTTCGCCCAGGGCATCGGCGCGGCGCTGTCGGTCAGCGCGGCGGTGCTGCACTTCGGGTTCGCCGCCACAACACCCGCGCTCGTCCTGGTCGGGGCCATCGCCGCGGCCGCCACGCTCGAGGCGGCCTTCGGATTCTGCCTCGGTTGCTGGCTGTTCGCGCGACTGATCGCGCTCGGCGTCCTGCCCGAGCGGACGTGCGCCGCGTGCGACGACCTGCGGCTGCGGCACCCGTCGTCGGCGTGGACGAGCTGA
- a CDS encoding NAD(P)-dependent oxidoreductase, which produces MAAPLDGARILVTGGSGFIGGSVIASLKEAGAEVRNVDRRPPAGDVPTVLGDLRDPGVVDRAVTNDLDGVIHLAARTSVLESVRHPSETTDENVVVTAALLERARSEGVGRFLFASTNAVTGDVGTTTITEQMPLRPLTPYGATKAACEMLLSGYGESYDMQTCSLRLTNVYGPGMGRKDSFVPRLMRAARSGEYIQVYGDGEQRRDLVHAEDVCRAFRLVWERGATGPLIVGSGSSTSVLDLVDAARTATGRELPAKHVEAKPGEMRAVVVSIDRASGLGYRPRVDLADGLRAVWAEFDTGT; this is translated from the coding sequence ATGGCAGCTCCGCTCGACGGCGCGCGAATCCTCGTCACCGGAGGCTCCGGCTTCATCGGTGGTTCGGTCATCGCGTCCCTGAAGGAGGCGGGCGCCGAGGTCCGCAACGTCGATCGGCGGCCGCCGGCCGGCGACGTGCCGACCGTCCTCGGCGACCTGCGTGACCCCGGCGTCGTGGACCGTGCGGTCACCAACGATCTCGACGGCGTCATCCACCTCGCCGCACGCACGTCGGTGCTCGAGTCGGTGCGGCATCCCAGCGAGACCACCGACGAGAACGTCGTCGTCACCGCCGCGTTGCTCGAGCGGGCGCGGAGCGAGGGCGTGGGAAGGTTCCTGTTCGCGTCGACGAACGCCGTGACCGGCGACGTCGGCACGACGACGATCACCGAGCAGATGCCGCTGCGACCACTGACGCCGTACGGGGCCACCAAGGCGGCCTGCGAGATGCTGCTGTCCGGCTACGGCGAGTCGTATGACATGCAGACGTGCTCGTTGCGCCTGACGAACGTGTACGGCCCGGGGATGGGACGCAAGGACAGCTTCGTGCCCCGCCTCATGCGGGCCGCCCGGTCCGGCGAGTACATCCAGGTGTACGGCGACGGCGAGCAGCGGCGCGACCTGGTCCATGCCGAGGACGTCTGCCGTGCGTTCCGGCTGGTATGGGAGCGCGGTGCCACCGGCCCGCTGATCGTCGGCTCGGGGTCCTCGACCAGCGTGCTCGACCTCGTCGACGCCGCACGCACCGCGACCGGACGCGAACTGCCGGCCAAGCACGTGGAGGCCAAGCCCGGCGAGATGCGCGCCGTGGTGGTGTCGATCGACCGTGCGAGCGGGCTCGGTTACCGGCCGCGGGTCGACCTCGCCGACGGGTTGCGGGCCGTCTGGGCCGAGTTCGACACCGGGACGTAG
- a CDS encoding alpha-amylase family glycosyl hydrolase: protein MTSRDGSAWWQRGVIYQIYPRSYQDGNGDGIGDLQGITSRLDHLAWLGVDAVWLSPIFASPMEDGGYDVSDYTAVDEMFGTLDDFDALVARAHDLGLRVILDFVPNHTSHQHPWFVESRSSRDAPRRDWYIWRDGTGDGGPPTNWRNVTDDRPGTGWNHDEATGQWYLATFSPVQPDLNWANREVRAAMADVLRFWLDRGVDGFRIDMVSFLAKDEEFRDETDLPQGDGSGYVHDARYHFNRPETVAHLREMRAVVDAYPDRLLIGEMTYEATIDTLVDYAADAGIDLPTNFGLITRPFEHDAIADLIDTYDRAAADRGVWPNWCLSNHDTPRPTLRGDAAARMALVLLLTVRGTPFVYYGDEIGMANVEVPPERRDDPWSTSVGGVTRDSFRTPMQWDDGPTAGFCPSDVEPWLPVGADRDAVNVRIAREDPASTLHLVRRLLTLRRERPELATGPYRRVRGAPDGCLVYRRGDGDDVVAVACNFADTARVIAVEVSGAPPRVLARTGAVDVDPHEATIRLGPDAAVVVG, encoded by the coding sequence ATGACGTCACGGGACGGGTCGGCGTGGTGGCAGCGGGGTGTGATCTACCAGATCTACCCGCGGTCGTACCAGGACGGCAATGGCGACGGCATCGGCGACCTGCAGGGCATCACGTCGCGGCTCGACCACCTCGCCTGGCTCGGCGTGGACGCGGTGTGGTTGTCGCCGATCTTCGCCTCGCCGATGGAGGACGGCGGCTACGACGTCAGCGACTACACGGCCGTCGATGAGATGTTCGGCACGCTCGACGACTTCGACGCGCTGGTCGCGCGCGCCCACGACCTCGGGCTGCGGGTCATCCTCGACTTCGTGCCGAACCACACGTCGCACCAGCACCCGTGGTTCGTCGAGTCCCGCAGCTCGCGCGACGCCCCCCGGCGGGACTGGTACATCTGGCGGGACGGCACCGGTGACGGCGGGCCACCGACCAATTGGCGCAACGTCACCGACGACCGGCCCGGCACGGGATGGAACCACGACGAGGCGACGGGACAGTGGTACCTGGCCACGTTCTCGCCGGTCCAGCCCGACCTCAACTGGGCCAACCGCGAGGTGCGCGCCGCGATGGCCGACGTGCTGCGGTTCTGGCTGGACCGCGGTGTCGACGGCTTCCGGATCGACATGGTCAGCTTCCTCGCGAAGGACGAGGAGTTCCGTGACGAGACCGACCTGCCGCAGGGCGACGGCTCCGGGTACGTCCACGACGCCCGGTACCACTTCAACCGACCCGAGACGGTCGCCCATCTCCGCGAGATGCGGGCCGTCGTCGATGCCTACCCGGACCGCCTGCTGATCGGCGAGATGACCTACGAGGCGACGATCGACACGCTGGTCGACTACGCCGCGGACGCCGGCATCGACCTGCCGACCAACTTCGGGCTCATCACCCGGCCCTTCGAGCACGATGCGATCGCCGATCTCATCGACACCTACGACCGCGCGGCGGCCGACCGGGGTGTCTGGCCGAACTGGTGCCTGTCGAACCACGACACGCCACGCCCCACCCTGCGCGGCGACGCCGCCGCCCGCATGGCGCTCGTGCTGCTGCTGACCGTGCGTGGCACGCCCTTCGTCTACTACGGCGACGAGATCGGCATGGCGAACGTGGAGGTGCCCCCCGAACGCCGTGATGACCCCTGGTCGACCTCTGTCGGCGGCGTGACCCGCGATTCGTTCCGCACACCCATGCAGTGGGACGACGGTCCCACGGCGGGCTTCTGCCCGTCCGACGTCGAGCCGTGGCTGCCCGTCGGCGCCGACCGCGACGCGGTCAACGTCCGGATCGCACGGGAGGATCCGGCCTCCACGCTGCACCTGGTCCGGCGGTTGCTGACGCTGCGGCGCGAGCGGCCGGAGCTGGCGACGGGGCCCTACCGCCGGGTCCGTGGAGCACCCGACGGCTGTCTGGTGTACCGGCGTGGCGACGGCGACGATGTGGTCGCCGTGGCCTGCAACTTCGCCGACACCGCCCGCGTGATCGCCGTCGAGGTCAGCGGTGCTCCACCACGTGTGCTCGCCCGGACCGGTGCCGTCGATGTCGATCCGCACGAGGCGACGATCCGGCTCGGACCCGACGCGGCGGTTGTGGTCGGCTGA
- a CDS encoding glycosyltransferase family 2 protein gives MATATPAAPPTTDARTTAPPSAGLLRTHWIFVALLSLGAVLRALTFFAYRPALIYIDSLSYLVNIGPLRPSGSRPIGYSVFLRPLVAFGDLRVVPLVQHFMGLGMAVGIYVLLLRAGVRRWLAALATAPVLLDAYQLQIEQNVLSETLFEVMILVGTVLLVDGIGRARSTRRRLITAALSALVFGLAVPVRLIGQFVAVPAVVYLVTERGRDWPRRLMAAVLFAAVFAVPVLSYMAYYRSWTGDFTLTPIGGKMMYGRVAVLVDCDRIDIPADQRDLCPDEPLGQRAKIDNYVWNRESPVNRHVPPPGVSLDQSLQDFALGVVRQQPWDVTRAVLIDMGKMFWPTRAQFEGDVDVGRWQFQDVYPRYGQYAEVLAAFDARARISRDLASFLRSYQLSVGYTPGPVLLVALLAGLVGGLGVGRARRSPLRAPALLWAVTAGILALLPAVYEFSWRYMLPALVMMPVAGALGVTALTDRNRPMTATAGQPSQTTDGAVAPTTRSAPASVDDAAVARFAEAYDHPRLGPIAVVIAAYDEQDAIGGVLTEIPSTIESHTVSVIVVDDGSADATADIARRHDAYVVEPNVNRGQGAALRLGYRIARETGARWIATLDADGQYDPAELRSVLQPVLRDEADFVTGSRRLGTEETTDGFRKAGVRFYAWLVTALTRQRITDTSFGLRAMRAEVTETVHLRQPQYQSSELLIGTLAHGFRVVEVPTTMRQRSAGESKKGHNLLYGLRYGRVVVGTWLRERARRRGRP, from the coding sequence ATGGCGACCGCCACCCCCGCCGCACCACCGACGACCGACGCGCGCACGACCGCGCCGCCGTCGGCCGGTCTGCTGCGCACGCACTGGATCTTCGTCGCGCTGCTCTCGCTGGGTGCCGTCCTGCGCGCGCTGACGTTCTTCGCGTACCGCCCGGCGCTGATCTACATCGATTCGCTGTCGTACCTCGTCAACATCGGGCCGCTGCGTCCATCGGGTTCGCGCCCGATCGGCTACTCGGTCTTTCTCCGTCCGCTGGTCGCCTTCGGCGATCTGCGCGTCGTCCCGCTCGTGCAGCACTTCATGGGCCTGGGGATGGCGGTCGGCATCTACGTGCTGCTGTTGCGTGCGGGGGTCCGCCGCTGGCTCGCCGCACTCGCGACGGCGCCCGTCCTGCTCGACGCCTACCAGTTGCAGATCGAGCAGAACGTGCTGTCAGAGACGCTGTTCGAGGTCATGATCCTGGTCGGCACGGTGCTGCTGGTCGACGGCATCGGCCGCGCACGGTCGACCCGTCGTCGGTTGATCACCGCGGCGCTGTCGGCCCTGGTGTTCGGCCTGGCCGTGCCGGTCCGCCTGATCGGGCAGTTCGTCGCCGTGCCCGCGGTCGTGTACCTGGTGACCGAGCGCGGCCGCGACTGGCCACGACGTCTGATGGCCGCCGTGCTGTTCGCCGCCGTGTTCGCGGTGCCGGTGCTGTCGTACATGGCGTACTACCGGTCGTGGACCGGCGACTTCACGCTGACACCGATCGGCGGGAAGATGATGTACGGCCGCGTCGCGGTGCTGGTCGACTGCGACCGCATCGACATCCCGGCCGACCAGCGCGACCTGTGCCCCGACGAGCCGCTCGGTCAGCGGGCCAAGATCGACAACTACGTGTGGAACCGCGAGTCGCCGGTCAACCGGCACGTCCCGCCGCCCGGCGTCAGCCTCGACCAGTCACTGCAGGACTTCGCCCTGGGCGTCGTGCGCCAGCAGCCGTGGGACGTCACCCGGGCCGTGCTGATCGACATGGGCAAGATGTTCTGGCCCACCAGGGCCCAGTTCGAAGGTGACGTCGACGTCGGTCGCTGGCAGTTCCAGGACGTCTACCCGCGGTACGGCCAGTACGCAGAGGTGCTCGCCGCCTTCGACGCGCGTGCCCGGATCTCACGGGATCTGGCGTCGTTCCTGCGCTCCTACCAGTTGAGCGTGGGCTACACGCCCGGCCCGGTGCTGCTCGTCGCACTGCTCGCCGGGCTGGTCGGCGGGCTGGGCGTCGGACGCGCCCGGCGCTCACCGCTGCGCGCGCCCGCGCTCCTGTGGGCGGTGACCGCCGGCATCCTGGCACTGCTGCCGGCTGTGTACGAGTTCTCCTGGCGCTATATGCTGCCCGCGCTCGTGATGATGCCCGTCGCCGGCGCACTCGGCGTCACGGCGCTCACGGATAGGAACCGCCCGATGACCGCGACCGCCGGCCAGCCGTCGCAAACGACCGACGGCGCCGTCGCGCCGACCACGCGCTCCGCGCCCGCGTCGGTGGACGACGCCGCCGTCGCGAGGTTCGCCGAGGCCTACGATCACCCGCGGCTGGGCCCGATCGCCGTCGTCATCGCCGCGTACGACGAGCAGGACGCCATCGGTGGCGTGCTGACCGAGATCCCCTCGACGATCGAGTCGCACACGGTCAGCGTGATCGTCGTCGACGACGGTTCGGCCGACGCCACCGCCGACATCGCCCGACGCCACGACGCCTACGTCGTCGAGCCGAATGTGAACCGTGGCCAGGGCGCAGCGCTGCGTCTCGGGTACCGGATCGCGCGGGAGACCGGCGCGAGGTGGATCGCGACGCTCGACGCCGACGGGCAGTACGACCCGGCGGAACTGCGGTCGGTCCTGCAGCCGGTGCTGCGGGACGAGGCCGACTTCGTCACCGGATCGCGCCGCCTGGGGACGGAGGAGACGACGGACGGGTTCCGCAAGGCGGGCGTCCGCTTCTACGCGTGGCTCGTCACCGCGCTCACGCGTCAGCGGATCACCGACACGTCCTTCGGGCTGCGCGCCATGCGCGCCGAGGTCACCGAGACGGTGCACCTGCGCCAGCCCCAGTACCAGTCCTCCGAGCTGCTGATCGGCACGCTGGCGCACGGCTTCCGCGTCGTCGAGGTCCCGACGACCATGCGTCAGCGGTCGGCCGGCGAGTCCAAGAAGGGCCACAACCTGCTGTACGGCCTGCGGTACGGCCGGGTGGTCGTCGGGACGTGGCTCAGGGAACGCGCTCGACGGCGCGGCCGTCCGTAG
- a CDS encoding YbaK/EbsC family protein: MDRIDDVTLERRVLAAVQRCDPDAEQIWIDPQLADTALFCERYGHTLEESGNCILVRSRTGEVRHAACIVQAHRRLDLNRHSRLLVGARKASFASADDTVAQTGMVPGGVTPFGLPDDVPVFVDAPILELDRVIVGGGSRRLKLRVRPEALAGLDGVTVADIGRDAPSG; the protein is encoded by the coding sequence ATGGATCGCATCGACGACGTCACGCTCGAAAGGCGCGTACTGGCGGCCGTGCAGCGGTGCGACCCCGACGCCGAGCAGATCTGGATCGACCCGCAGCTGGCTGACACTGCGCTGTTCTGCGAGCGCTACGGCCACACCCTCGAGGAGTCGGGCAACTGCATCCTCGTGCGTTCGAGGACCGGCGAGGTCCGGCACGCGGCGTGCATCGTGCAGGCGCACCGACGCCTCGACCTCAACCGGCACTCGCGTCTGCTGGTCGGCGCCCGCAAGGCGTCCTTCGCCTCCGCCGACGACACGGTCGCGCAGACAGGGATGGTCCCCGGCGGCGTCACGCCGTTCGGGCTGCCGGACGACGTGCCGGTGTTCGTCGACGCGCCGATCCTCGAGCTCGACCGGGTGATCGTCGGCGGTGGCAGCCGCCGGCTCAAGCTCCGGGTCCGCCCGGAGGCGCTGGCGGGCCTCGACGGCGTCACGGTCGCTGACATCGGCCGCGACGCCCCGTCCGGCTGA
- a CDS encoding AzlD domain-containing protein gives MSGSATIWLVILSGGVVTYITRATLLALAHHARDLPPRVRDGLRMIPPAALAALVAPAVLRPDGPLLVWHPRPLAGLLAAAVAWRSRNVVATLLAGGLALAALTALGIGS, from the coding sequence GTGAGCGGCTCCGCGACAATCTGGCTGGTCATCCTCTCGGGCGGCGTCGTGACGTACATCACCCGCGCCACGCTGCTCGCACTCGCGCACCACGCGCGCGACCTTCCGCCCCGGGTCCGCGATGGTCTGCGGATGATCCCGCCGGCCGCGCTCGCGGCACTCGTCGCGCCGGCAGTCCTGCGCCCCGACGGACCGCTGCTGGTGTGGCACCCCCGCCCGCTCGCCGGGCTGCTGGCTGCCGCGGTCGCCTGGCGCTCGCGCAACGTCGTCGCCACCCTCCTCGCCGGGGGCCTGGCGCTGGCGGCGCTGACCGCACTGGGCATCGGTTCGTGA
- a CDS encoding TspO/MBR family protein encodes MATLIVERSLRPVWRQGLNVGAYVAVITVNALANALPINGITSGAVSDRFPTFVTPAGYVFAIWGLIYALLAVFVGYQALPSQRDEPALRDLGLAFVASCACNAAWLFAWHHLQIALAWALIVALLLTLIVCYERLRAADDTRAHRLAVRLPFSVYLGWVTVATVANTAILLVDAGVDGGAAAPAWGTVALLAATGIGLTMLVRRHDVAFALVVTWALVGIAVAQADRSTLIVIVAGGAAAVLAVAAGVTAARLVRTGA; translated from the coding sequence GTGGCAACGTTGATCGTCGAGCGCTCGCTGCGTCCCGTGTGGCGCCAGGGCCTCAACGTCGGGGCCTACGTCGCTGTCATCACGGTCAACGCGCTGGCCAACGCCCTTCCGATCAACGGCATCACCAGCGGCGCCGTCTCCGATCGCTTTCCGACCTTCGTCACCCCGGCCGGCTACGTCTTCGCGATCTGGGGACTGATCTACGCCCTGCTGGCCGTGTTCGTCGGCTACCAGGCGCTCCCGTCGCAGCGCGACGAGCCGGCGTTGCGCGACCTGGGACTTGCGTTCGTCGCGAGCTGCGCGTGCAACGCGGCATGGCTGTTCGCCTGGCACCACCTCCAGATCGCGCTGGCCTGGGCGCTGATCGTCGCGCTGCTGCTCACGCTGATCGTGTGCTACGAACGGCTGCGGGCCGCGGACGACACGCGGGCGCACCGCCTGGCCGTGCGGCTGCCCTTCAGCGTGTACCTCGGCTGGGTCACGGTCGCCACGGTCGCCAACACCGCGATCCTGCTCGTGGACGCGGGCGTCGACGGAGGTGCGGCCGCCCCGGCGTGGGGCACCGTGGCGCTGCTGGCGGCGACCGGCATCGGGCTGACGATGCTGGTGCGACGCCATGACGTCGCCTTCGCCCTCGTGGTCACGTGGGCACTGGTGGGCATCGCGGTCGCACAGGCGGACCGCAGCACGCTCATCGTCATCGTCGCCGGTGGCGCCGCCGCCGTGCTCGCCGTCGCCGCCGGCGTGACCGCTGCACGTCTCGTCCGCACCGGTGCATGA
- a CDS encoding AzlC family ABC transporter permease produces the protein MRNAAWDGVRAIAPLLIGVVPFGIVASVATVDSGLGPGGAFGFSTLLYAGASQLAALEVLGRDAPPLVAIGTIAIVNLRFVMYSAALAPHLSDVGLAPRLGAAYVLTDQAFAVSVTAYGRRALTPRARLAFYLAAACVMWLSWQAATAAGVLIGGALPDGAPLDFALPLVFMVLLIPAIEDRPTAAAAVVGGVVAVLGAGLPAGTGLLLGAGGGIATGVLLAAR, from the coding sequence ATGCGCAACGCCGCGTGGGACGGTGTGCGCGCGATCGCGCCGCTGCTGATCGGCGTCGTGCCGTTCGGCATCGTCGCCAGCGTGGCCACCGTCGACAGCGGGCTCGGCCCGGGAGGCGCGTTCGGCTTCTCGACGCTGCTGTACGCGGGCGCGTCGCAGCTCGCCGCACTCGAGGTCCTCGGGCGTGACGCACCACCACTGGTGGCCATCGGCACCATCGCGATCGTCAACCTGCGGTTCGTCATGTACTCGGCCGCGCTCGCGCCGCACCTGAGCGACGTCGGACTGGCGCCCCGACTCGGTGCCGCGTACGTGCTGACCGACCAGGCGTTCGCCGTCTCCGTCACGGCGTACGGGCGGCGGGCGCTCACACCCCGGGCGCGGCTGGCGTTCTACCTGGCGGCGGCGTGCGTGATGTGGCTGTCGTGGCAGGCGGCGACCGCCGCCGGCGTGCTGATCGGCGGGGCACTGCCGGACGGCGCGCCGCTCGACTTCGCGCTGCCGCTGGTGTTCATGGTGCTGCTGATACCGGCGATCGAGGACCGGCCGACCGCGGCCGCGGCCGTCGTCGGAGGTGTGGTCGCCGTGCTCGGCGCGGGCCTGCCGGCCGGGACGGGACTGCTGCTCGGCGCCGGCGGCGGGATCGCGACCGGCGTGCTGCTGGCCGCTCGGTGA
- a CDS encoding hemolysin family protein: MTVAWALLALAGVMLLANALFVAAEFSLVTVDRSRVADAAKGGDETAAGVLTALRSLSTQLSSAQLGITVTSLIVGYLAEPSLATLLRGPLADLGLSERVAAGIAVTIALVVATGLQMVLGELVPKNLAIARPWDVAMRVTRPQRAFTQLAGWLIRLLNGNANAIVRMFGLEPQEELASARAPQELQSLVRRSAELGTLPRSTAALLARGLEFGARSAADVMTPRVRVHFVQAETSVAGVLAQACHSGLSRFPVTGEGGSDDIVGIVDVRHALRVPRAERSSTPAQDVAGESVFVPEAIELDTLLRELRGADSNLAIVVDEYGGTAGIVTLEDLVEELVGEVADEHDPPVSRVRLSRDGTYVVTGLLRPDEIRDLGVEVPDDDDYDTIAGFMADVLDRLPGDGDEVEVGDWTMRVVRMDGLRVDRVKLTPVIREVVDDGTGADAPHG; encoded by the coding sequence ATGACCGTCGCCTGGGCACTGCTCGCACTTGCCGGCGTCATGCTGCTGGCCAACGCGCTGTTCGTCGCGGCGGAGTTCAGCCTGGTCACCGTCGACCGCTCCCGCGTCGCAGATGCCGCGAAGGGTGGCGACGAGACGGCCGCCGGCGTCCTGACGGCGCTGCGCAGCCTGTCGACGCAGCTGTCGAGCGCACAGCTGGGCATCACGGTGACGTCGCTGATCGTCGGCTATCTGGCGGAACCCTCGCTGGCGACGTTGCTGCGCGGCCCGTTGGCCGACCTGGGTCTCTCCGAGCGCGTCGCCGCCGGCATCGCGGTCACGATCGCACTCGTCGTGGCGACCGGCCTGCAGATGGTGCTGGGTGAGCTGGTGCCCAAGAACCTCGCGATCGCGCGTCCATGGGACGTGGCGATGCGCGTCACCCGGCCGCAACGGGCCTTCACACAGCTGGCGGGCTGGCTGATCCGCCTGTTGAACGGCAACGCCAACGCGATCGTGCGCATGTTCGGTCTCGAACCGCAGGAGGAGCTGGCGTCGGCGCGCGCGCCGCAGGAGCTGCAGTCGCTCGTGCGACGCTCGGCCGAGCTCGGCACCCTGCCGCGGTCCACCGCGGCGCTGCTGGCGCGCGGCCTCGAGTTCGGCGCGCGCTCGGCCGCCGACGTCATGACGCCGCGGGTGCGGGTCCACTTCGTGCAGGCCGAGACGTCCGTCGCCGGGGTGCTCGCCCAGGCCTGCCACAGCGGACTGTCACGCTTCCCGGTGACCGGCGAGGGCGGGTCCGACGACATCGTCGGCATCGTCGACGTGCGGCATGCACTCCGGGTGCCGCGTGCCGAGCGTTCGTCGACCCCCGCGCAGGATGTGGCGGGCGAGTCCGTGTTCGTGCCGGAGGCCATCGAGCTGGACACGTTGCTGCGTGAGCTGCGCGGCGCCGACAGCAACCTGGCGATCGTGGTCGACGAGTACGGGGGAACCGCGGGGATCGTGACCCTCGAGGACCTGGTCGAGGAGCTCGTCGGCGAGGTGGCGGACGAGCACGATCCGCCGGTCTCTCGGGTGCGGCTCAGCCGCGACGGCACCTACGTGGTCACCGGCCTGCTGCGACCCGACGAGATCCGCGACCTGGGCGTCGAGGTACCCGACGACGACGACTACGACACGATCGCCGGGTTCATGGCTGACGTCCTCGACCGCCTTCCGGGCGACGGTGACGAGGTCGAGGTCGGCGACTGGACCATGCGGGTCGTGCGCATGGACGGTCTGCGCGTCGACCGCGTCAAGTTGACGCCGGTCATCCGTGAGGTCGTCGACGACGGCACCGGGGCGGACGCACCACATGGGTGA
- a CDS encoding helix-turn-helix domain-containing GNAT family N-acetyltransferase: MDHVAVLRRFNRSFTARVGVLEDRFLGFDRPLGHARILFEIGRADGPAAVRDLRTGLDLDSGYLSRILRALETDGLVDVFTDPADARQRRVRVTAAGRAEWRRLDERSDRLAARVLDGLAPRHRERLSAALTEADQLLTAAHARLEVVDPRTDAARDAVRRYAAELDERFPGGFDADMEVDAELHALTAPAGRFVLAQVDGRAVGCGGVQVLDDGAAEIKRMWVSPQVRGTGLGGRLLRALEAHASDLGCAIVRLDTNSVLTAAVAMYGRAGYRQIPRYNNNPYPDLFFEKRLADDG, encoded by the coding sequence ATGGACCACGTCGCGGTGCTCCGCCGCTTCAACCGCTCGTTCACGGCGCGCGTCGGCGTGCTCGAGGACCGCTTCCTCGGGTTCGACCGGCCGCTGGGACACGCTCGGATCCTGTTCGAGATCGGCCGGGCCGACGGTCCGGCGGCTGTGCGCGACCTGCGCACCGGGCTCGATCTGGACTCGGGCTATCTCAGTCGGATCCTGCGGGCACTGGAGACCGATGGACTGGTCGACGTCTTCACCGATCCCGCCGACGCGCGGCAGCGCCGGGTTCGGGTGACAGCGGCGGGTCGGGCCGAGTGGCGGCGCCTCGACGAACGGTCGGACCGGCTCGCGGCGCGGGTGCTCGACGGTCTGGCACCGCGCCACCGCGAGCGCCTGAGCGCCGCGCTGACCGAGGCGGACCAGCTCCTGACCGCGGCGCATGCACGACTCGAGGTCGTCGATCCGCGCACCGATGCGGCACGCGACGCGGTCCGACGGTACGCAGCCGAGCTGGACGAGCGCTTCCCGGGTGGCTTCGACGCCGACATGGAGGTCGACGCGGAGCTCCATGCGCTCACCGCACCGGCCGGCCGCTTCGTGCTCGCGCAGGTCGACGGTCGCGCCGTCGGATGCGGTGGTGTGCAGGTGCTCGACGACGGGGCGGCCGAGATCAAGCGCATGTGGGTCAGCCCTCAGGTGCGCGGCACCGGGCTGGGCGGACGCCTGCTCCGCGCGCTCGAGGCACACGCGTCCGACCTGGGCTGCGCGATCGTGCGGCTGGACACCAACAGCGTACTGACCGCCGCGGTCGCGATGTACGGACGCGCGGGTTATCGGCAGATCCCGCGCTACAACAACAACCCGTATCCGGACCTGTTCTTCGAGAAGCGTCTGGCCGACGACGGTTGA
- a CDS encoding DUF1232 domain-containing protein, whose amino-acid sequence MRKGVRMDGWQMVLLIVIATIVLMIVAIRGVLRGRRVPTKAKLAVAGAIVWLLSPVDILPDTLFPVGFLDDLAVLAAAVRYVLDQLEPAGQVDPVQRRVRDRRAIDAQDWRIADDPDSDRR is encoded by the coding sequence ATGCGCAAGGGGGTTCGGATGGACGGGTGGCAGATGGTGCTGCTGATCGTAATCGCGACGATCGTCCTGATGATCGTGGCGATCCGCGGCGTGCTGCGGGGTCGGCGCGTTCCGACGAAGGCCAAGCTGGCCGTGGCCGGCGCGATCGTGTGGCTGCTGTCGCCGGTCGACATCCTCCCCGACACCCTGTTCCCGGTCGGGTTCCTCGACGATCTCGCCGTGCTGGCGGCCGCGGTCCGCTACGTCCTCGACCAGCTCGAACCCGCCGGTCAGGTGGATCCGGTGCAGCGACGCGTGCGCGACCGCCGCGCGATCGACGCACAGGACTGGCGCATCGCCGACGATCCGGACTCCGACCGTCGCTGA